Proteins encoded within one genomic window of Felis catus isolate Fca126 chromosome C1, F.catus_Fca126_mat1.0, whole genome shotgun sequence:
- the MTHFR gene encoding methylenetetrahydrofolate reductase isoform X1 produces the protein MDHPTPKVLLARPRCPSLRMWALEASSGRFSVPPSISISHLTLPLRVLAACPLTLLPSTPCSRNPAMVNEPRGDGGPTSRSEGSSSGSESSKDSSRCSTPGLDPERHDRLREKMRRRMESGDKWFSLEFFPPRTAQGAVNLISRFDRMGAGGPLFIDVTWHPAGDPGSDKETSSMVIASTAVNYCGLETILHMTCCCQSREQITGYLHKAKRLGLKNILALRGDPVGDQWEEEEGGFSYAADLVRHIRSEFGDYFDVCVAGYPKGHPDAGSFEADLKYLKEKVSAGADFIITQLFFEADTFFHFVKACSEIGITCPILPGIFPIQGYHSLRQLVKLSKLEVPQQIKDVIEPIKDNDAAIRNYGIEQAVSLCQELLTSGLVPGLHFYTLNREMATTEVLKRLGMWIEDPRRPLPWAVSAHPKRREEDVRPIFWASRPKSYIYRTQEWDEFPNGRWGNSSSPAFGELKDYYLFYLTSKSPREELLKMWGEELTGEESVFEVFACYLSGEPNQNGYKVTCLPWNDEPLAAETSLMKEELLRVNRQGILTINSQPNINGKPSSDPIVGWGPSGGYVFQKAYLEFFTSRETVGALLQVLKKYELRVNYHIVDVKGENITNAPELQPNAVTWGIFPGREIIQPTVVDPVSFMFWKDEAFALWIEQWGKLYEEESPSRMIIQYIHDNYFLVNLVDNEFPLDNCLWQVVEDTFELLNRPGPEQETETL, from the exons ATGGACCATCCAACACCCAAGGTCCTCCTAGCCAGGCCCCGCTGCCCCTCCCTACGAATGTGGGCTTTGGAGGCCAGCAGCGGGAGGTTCTCAGTGCCACCCTCCATCAG CATCTCTCACTTGACCCTGCCACTCCGGGTCCTGGCTGCCTGCCCTCTGACGCTCCTGCCCTCCACCCCGTGCAGCAGGAACCCGGCCATGGTGAACGAACCCAGAGGGGATGGTGGCCCCACGTCCCGCTCAGAGGGCAGCAGCAGTGGCAGCGAGAGCTCCAAGGATAGTTCGAGATGTTCCACGCCGGGGCTGGACCCCGAGCGCCACGACAGACTCAGGGAGAAGATGAGGCGGAGGATGGAATCTGGTGACAAGTGGTTCTCCCTAGAATTCTTCCCTCCTCGGACCGCTCAGGGAGCCGTCAATCTCATCTCGAG GTTTGATCGGATGGGGGCAGGTGGCCCCCTCTTCATAGATGTGACCTGGCACCCGGCAGGGGATCCCGGCTCAGACAAGGAGACCTCCTCCATGGTGATCGCCAGCACCGCCGTGAACTACTGTGGCCTGGAGACCATCCTGCACATGACCTGCTGCTGTCAGAGCCGGGAACAGATCACAGGCTATCTGCACAAGGCCAAGCGGCTGGGCCTGAAGAACATCTTGGCGTTGAGGGGAG ACCCCGTGGGTGACcagtgggaagaggaggaaggaggcttCAGCTATGCTGCAGACTTGGTGAGGCACATCCGAAGCGAGTTTGGAGACTACTTTGACGTCTGTGTGGCAG GTTACCCCAAAGGCCACCCCGACGCAGGGAGCTTTGAGGCCGACCTGAAGTACTTGAAGGAGAAGGTATCCGCAGGAGCCGACTTCATCATCACCCAGCTTTTCTTTGAGGCTGACACATTCTTCCACTTTGTTAAGGCTTGCAGCGAGATAGGCATTACCTGCCCCATCCTCCCCGGAATCTTTCCTATCCAG GGCTACCACTCCCTTCGGCAGCTTGTGAAACTGTCCAAGCTGGAGGTACCGCAGCAGATCAAGGACGTGATCGAGCCAATCAAAGACAATGACGCTGCCATCCGCAACTATGGCATCGAGCAGGCTGTGAGCCTGTGCCAGGAGCTTCTGACCAGTGGCTTGGTGCCAGGCCTTCACTTCTACACCCTCAACCGCGAGATGGCCACCACAGAGGTGCTGAAGCGCCTGGGCATGTGGATTGAGGACCCCAG GCGTCCCCTGCCCTGGGCCGTCAGTGCCCACCCCAAGCGCCGGGAGGAGGACGTGCGTCCCATCTTCTGGGCCTCCAGACCAAAGAGTTACATCTACCGCACCCAGGAGTGGGATGAGTTCCCCAACGGCCGCTG GGGCAATTCCTCCTCTCCAGCCTTCGGGGAGCTGAAGGACTACTACCTCTTCTACCTGACGAGCAAGTCCCCGAGGGAGGAGCTGCTGAAGATGTGGGGGGAGGAGCTGACCGGGGAAGAAAGCGTCTTTGAAGTCTTTGCCTGCTACCTCTCGGGAGAGCCCAACCAGAATGGCTATAAG GTGACTTGCCTGCCCTGGAATGATGAGCCCTTGGCGGCCGAGACCAGCCTGATGAAGGAGGAGCTGCTTCGAGTGAACCGGCAGGGCATCCTCACCATCAACTCCCAGCCCAACATCAACGGGAAGCCATCCTCTGACCCCATTGTGGGCTGGGGCCCCAGTGGGGGCTATGTCTTCCAGAAG GCCTACTTGGAGTTCTTTACTTCCCGTGAGACGGTGGGGGCGCTTCTGCAGGTGCTGAAGAAGTACGAGCTCCGGGTTAATTACCACATCGTGGATGTGAAG ggTGAAAACATCACCAATGCCCCCGAGCTGCAGCCCAATGCAGTCACTTGGGGCATCTTCCCTGGGCGAGAAATTATCCAGCCTACAGTGGTGGATCCTGTCAGCTTCATGTTCTGGAAG GATGAAGCCTTTGCCCTGTGGATCGAGCAGTGGGGCAAGCTGTACGAGGAGGAGTCTCCGTCCCGCATGATCATCCAGTACATCCACGACAACTACTTCCTGGTCAACCTGGTAGACAACGAGTTTCCGCTGGACAACTGCCTGTGGCAAGTGGTAGAAGACACGTTTGAGCTTCTCAACAGACCCGGgccagagcaggagacagagacccTGTGA